The Geovibrio ferrireducens genome window below encodes:
- a CDS encoding 4Fe-4S dicluster domain-containing protein, whose translation MIKVLINGEKCKGCGLCIQVCPKKILRFSDNINSMGYSIIMCTDQDACILCKSCALVCPDVVFTLQKQDSGGK comes from the coding sequence ATGATTAAAGTTCTCATCAACGGGGAAAAATGCAAGGGCTGCGGTCTGTGTATTCAGGTCTGTCCGAAGAAGATTCTCCGTTTTTCCGACAATATAAACTCCATGGGCTACAGTATTATTATGTGTACGGATCAGGATGCGTGTATTCTCTGCAAAAGCTGCGCGCTTGTCTGTCCCGATGTGGTTTTCACCCTTCAGAAACAGGATTCAGGCGGTAAATAA